One window of the Zea mays cultivar B73 chromosome 3, Zm-B73-REFERENCE-NAM-5.0, whole genome shotgun sequence genome contains the following:
- the LOC100284566 gene encoding heterogeneous nuclear ribonucleoprotein A3-like protein 2 (The RefSeq protein has 3 substitutions compared to this genomic sequence): MDPFSKKRKPDENGAVTASPAGGAATLGLTRDDVIRLLEPLSRDQLADIAAAAALVSSQALDAVRAAADRDPALRKLFVRGLGWETTSDSLRAIFSAYGDLEEAVVITDKPTGRSKGYGFVTFRHADSAVLALKEPSKKIDGRMTVTQLAAAGSAGGPAGGPAGSGGAPVSDVSLRKIFVGNVPADMASERLLAHFASYGEIEEGPLGFDKQTGKFRGFALFVYKTPEGAQASLVDTVKVIDGHQLVCKLALDGKKEKQGQSQQPGPGNHHQQQILPGGPQDIQGGLGLGSQMGAQYGVPGTGMPSFGFGGVGGGFGGPNPYGNMPSSMGGSGAGGLGSMGGQVPSGLASAGAGAFGPGGLGGGSFGVSSQFGAAGMGAYGGLGIGGGSMYRIQQGAGGLPAGAFGDGGSYPPPGSGFRGQDPQGGMSPPGPGGRAPPMYPNVPPYF; this comes from the coding sequence ATGGACCCCTTTTCCAAGAAGCGCAAGCCCGACGAGAACGGTGCCGTCACCGCCTCTCCCGCCGGTGGGGCTGCCACGCTGGGCCTCACCCGCGACGACGTCATCCGCCTTCTCGAGCCGCTCTCCCGGGACCAGCTTGCGGACATAGCGGCCGCCGCCGCGCTCGTCTCCTCGCAAGCGCTCGACGCCGTGCGCGCAGCCGCCGACCGTGACCCGGCCCTCCGCAAGCTCTTCGTTCGGGGGCTTGGTTGGGAGACCACATCCGACTCGCTCCGCGCCATCTTCTCCGCTTACGGGGACCTGGAGGAGGCCGTCGTCATCACTGACAAACCCACGGGGCGGTCCAAGGGCTACGGGTTCGTCACCTTCCGCCACGCCGATTCCGCCGTCCTCGCGCTCAAGGAGCCATCCAAGAAGATCGACGGTCGCATGACTGTCACGCAGCTCGCCGCCGCCGGCTCGGCTGGTGGGCCCGCCGGTGGGCCCGCCGGCAGTGGCGGTGCTCCTGTGTCTGATGTGTCGCTCCGGAAGATCTTCGTTGGTAACGTTCCGGCAGACATGGCATCAGAGCGTCTCCTTGCGCATTTTGCCTCCTATGGCGAGATTGAGGAGGGGCCGCTGGGTTTTGACAAGCAGACGGGCAAGTTCCGGGGTTTTGCACTCTTCGTATACAAGACACCAGAAGGTGCGCAGGCCTCCCTAGTGGACACGGTGAAGGTAATTGACGGCCACCAGCTTGTATGCAAGCTTGCCTTagacgggaagaaggagaagcagGGGCAATCACAGCAACCTGGACCTGGCAATCACCAGCAGCAGCAGATACTGCCGGGTGGTCCGCAGGACATTCAGGGAGGGCTTGGGCTTGGGTCACAAATGGGAGCACAGTATGGTGTCCCTGGTACTGGTATGCCTTCATTTGGTTTTGGTGGTGTTGGCGGCGGGTTTGGGGGTCCAAATCCTTATGGTAACATGCCATCTTCCATGGGTGGAGGTGGCGCAGGTGGTTTAGGGTCGATGGGAGGCCAGGTGCCCAGTGGTTTGGCTAGTGCTGGGGCTGGTGCATTTGGGCCTGGCGGATTGGGTGGTGGTTCATTTGGTGTATCATCTCAGTtcggtgctgctgggatgggGGCATATGGTGGCCTTGGAATTGGTGGAGGCTCTATGTACCGCATACAACAGGGAGCAGGTGGGCTGCCTGCAGGCACATTTGGTGATGGAGGGAGCTACCCACCTCCAGGTTCTGGTTTCCGGGGCCAGGACCCTCAAGGTGGAATGTCTCCTCCTGGTCCAGGTGGCAGGGCTCCTCCTATGTATCCCAACGTGCCACCTTATTTCTAA
- the LOC100284566 gene encoding heterogeneous nuclear ribonucleoprotein A3-like protein 2 isoform X1, which produces MDPFSKKRKPDENGAVTASPAGGAATLGLTRDDVIRLLEPLSRDQLADIAAAAALVSSQALDAVRAAADRDPALRKLFVRGLGWETTSDSLRAIFSAYGDLEEAVVITDKPTGRSKGYGFVTFRHADSAVLALKEPSKKIDGRMTVTQLAAAGSAGGPAGGPAGSGGAPVSDVSLRKIFVGNVPADMASERLLAHFASYGEIEEGPLGFDKQTGKFRGFALFVYKTPEGAQASLVDTVKVIDGHQLVCKLALDGKKEKQGQSQQPGPGNHQQQQILPGGPQDIQGGLGLGSQMGAQYGVPGTGMPSFGFGGVGGGFGGPNPYGNMPSSMGGGGAGGLGSMGGQVPSGLASAGAGAFGPGGLGGGSFGVSSQFGAAGMGAYGGLGIGGGSMYRIQQGAGGLPAGTFGDGGSYPPPGSGFRGQDPQGGMSPPGPGGRAPPMYPNVPPYF; this is translated from the coding sequence ATGGACCCCTTTTCCAAGAAGCGCAAGCCCGACGAGAACGGTGCCGTCACCGCCTCTCCCGCCGGTGGGGCTGCCACGCTGGGCCTCACCCGCGACGACGTCATCCGCCTTCTCGAGCCGCTCTCCCGGGACCAGCTTGCGGACATAGCGGCCGCCGCCGCGCTCGTCTCCTCGCAAGCGCTCGACGCCGTGCGCGCAGCCGCCGACCGTGACCCGGCCCTCCGCAAGCTCTTCGTTCGGGGGCTTGGTTGGGAGACCACATCCGACTCGCTCCGCGCCATCTTCTCCGCTTACGGGGACCTGGAGGAGGCCGTCGTCATCACTGACAAACCCACGGGGCGGTCCAAGGGCTACGGGTTCGTCACCTTCCGCCACGCCGATTCCGCCGTCCTCGCGCTCAAGGAGCCATCCAAGAAGATCGACGGTCGCATGACTGTCACGCAGCTCGCCGCCGCCGGCTCGGCTGGTGGGCCCGCCGGTGGGCCCGCCGGCAGTGGCGGTGCTCCTGTGTCTGATGTGTCGCTCCGGAAGATCTTCGTTGGTAACGTTCCGGCAGACATGGCATCAGAGCGTCTCCTTGCGCATTTTGCCTCCTATGGCGAGATTGAGGAGGGGCCGCTGGGTTTTGACAAGCAGACGGGCAAGTTCCGGGGTTTTGCACTCTTCGTATACAAGACACCAGAAGGTGCGCAGGCCTCCCTAGTGGACACGGTGAAGGTAATTGACGGCCACCAGCTTGTATGCAAGCTTGCCTTagacgggaagaaggagaagcagGGGCAATCACAGCAACCTGGACCTGGCAATCACCAGCAGCAGCAGATACTGCCGGGTGGTCCGCAGGACATTCAGGGAGGGCTTGGGCTTGGGTCACAAATGGGAGCACAGTATGGTGTCCCTGGTACTGGTATGCCTTCATTTGGTTTTGGTGGTGTTGGCGGCGGGTTTGGGGGTCCAAATCCTTATGGTAACATGCCATCTTCCATGGGTGGAGGTGGCGCAGGTGGTTTAGGGTCGATGGGAGGCCAGGTGCCCAGTGGTTTGGCTAGTGCTGGGGCTGGTGCATTTGGGCCTGGCGGATTGGGTGGTGGTTCATTTGGTGTATCATCTCAGTtcggtgctgctgggatgggGGCATATGGTGGCCTTGGAATTGGTGGAGGCTCTATGTACCGCATACAACAGGGAGCAGGTGGGCTGCCTGCAGGCACATTTGGTGATGGAGGGAGCTACCCACCTCCAGGTTCTGGTTTCCGGGGCCAGGACCCTCAAGGTGGAATGTCTCCTCCTGGTCCAGGTGGCAGGGCTCCTCCTATGTATCCCAACGTGCCACCTTATTTCTAA